In Arachis stenosperma cultivar V10309 chromosome 1, arast.V10309.gnm1.PFL2, whole genome shotgun sequence, one DNA window encodes the following:
- the LOC130933250 gene encoding protein FAR1-RELATED SEQUENCE 5-like encodes MSIKEDVVKNDSDNDLGDDFDYQPNAEDDADDDDVDSLDSTSKSEEVCGVKRIADLMVEDIWNLEFRTEDEACQFYTAYSCWHGFVRKDDVVRDNQGRIISRQLVCNKEGWRNMRWKVSCFVESHNHDLMPPQFAHLVPTNRRLTVTDRVQVENLHNFGVKSCHIMGYIAFQMGGYRHAGFTRKDLYNHIDRYRRAKVKNGDANAAINYLIGKSNNDPLFFGKYTFTSDERLEHIFWADGQSIIDYHYFGDIVAFDSTYKKNKYNKPLVIFSGCNHHGQTVIFGSGLLSDETTETYKWLLEIFVEAMGGKSPKAVITDGDLAMRDAIKNVMPDATHRLCGWHLQRNACENIKNPNFLRDFKGLIYDNNDQRDFDRRWAAILDKHNLVGSTWMEKTYETREMWSHCFLWDKFFGYIRTTSQCEGINSLIRFYVNRKNTLIDFMHNLDRALKEYRNNELIADFKSQCSEPVMITSLEVYERSASCYFTRNIFKEIRNEIQRAGTLNITVLSTTLDKVEFSVTALGDPAKDRRVEVDRGKNLFSCSCKLFESRGIPCSHIFCAMKFENILEFPDSLIYKRWTKNAKNEFISTEMPVNDDIERVLKFRVGALASNCNKLCDIACKDLADFDEVQSELVNLVIRLQSRKQGKSTLNVNVEGINDPFVVKSKGAPSKRSSWRKKRACSNCHKYGHYYKRCPDLMQHSVEGNPRDRSYGNASAKDSGFSPERFANSSRSFSIKSEHHSGPNTKPFKKGGTRKFTATGMRNRKGKDNTFVEVNESQQDKRHSFKNYECVNDVVDDKCDTRHVQIDVRDPLTSSLPCGNKQGSAVFSLQ; translated from the exons ATGTCCATAAAGGAGGATGTTGTTAAGAATGATTCTGATAATGATTTGGGTGATGATTTCGATTATCAACCGAATGCAGAAGATGATGCTGATGACGACGATGTGGATTCGCTGGATTCCACTAGCAAGAGTGAAGAAGTTTGTGGTGTAAAAAGAATAGCGGATTTAATGGTGGAGGATATTTGGAACCTGGAGTTTAGGACGGAGGATGAGGCTTGCCAATTTTATACCGCTTATTCTTGTTGGCATGGATTTGTGAGGAAGGACGACGTGGTTAGGGATAATCAAGGTAGAATCATTAGCAGGCAACTTGTTTGCAACAAAGAGGGCTGGAGAAATATGAG ATGGAAGGTATCATGTTTTGTGGAATCTCACAACCACGATCTGATGCCACCCCAATTTGCGCATCTGGTACCGACCAATCGTCGTCTAACTGTGACTGATAGAGTCCAAGTGGAAAATCTTCATAATTTTGGTGTCAAGAGCTGCCATATTATGGGGTATATTGCATTCCAGATGGGTGGATATCGTCATGCTGGCTTCACACGGAAAGATTTGTACAACCACATCGATCGCTATCGTCGGGCAAAAGTTAAAAACGGGGATGCCAATGCGGCAATAAACTATTTGATTGGCAAGTCAAACAACGATCCGCTGTTCTTTGGAAAGTATACGTTCACTAGTGACGAAAGGCTGGAGCATATTTTTTGGGCAGATGGGCAGTCAATTATCGACTATCACTACTTTGGAGATATTGTTGCCTTTGATTCAACCTACAAGAAGAATAAATACAACAAGCCTTTGGTCATTTTCTCTGGATGCAATCATCACGGGCAGACTGTTATCTTCGGCTCCGGCCTACTATCCGACGAAACTACAGAGACGTATAAGTGGTTGTTGGAAATCTTTGTTGAAGCGATGGGTGGGAAAAGTCCAAAAGCAGTAATAACTGACGGAGACCTTGCCATGCGAGATGCAATCAAGAATGTTATGCCTGATGCGACCCATCGGTTATGCGGATGGCATCTGCAGAGAAATGCATGTGAAAATATAAAGAATCCTAATTTCTTGCGCGATTTTAAGGGTCTTATATACGACAACAACGACCAGAGAGACTTTGATCGGAGATGGGCAGCCATTTTGGATAAGCACAACCTTGTTGGCAGTACCTGGATGGAAAAGACGTACGAAACTCGTGAGATGTGGTCCCATTGTTTCCTCTGGGATAAGTTTTTCGGTTACATAAGGACGACATCACAGTGTGAAGGTATAAATTCTCTCATCAGATTTTATGTTAATCGCAAGAACACCCTCATTGACTTCATGCATAACCTGGATAGGGCCTTAAAGGAGTATAGAAACAACGAATTAATAGCTGACTTTAAGTCTCAGTGCTCAGAGCCAGTGATGATTACCTCGTTGGAGGTATATGAAAGATCTGCATCATGTTATTTCACGCGAAACATTTTCAAGGAAATTCGTAATGAGATTCAGAGGGCAGGGACTTTGAATATAACGGTACTAAGCACAACCTTGGACAAGGTAGAGTTCAGTGTGACTGCTCTCGGAGACCCGGCCAAAGATCGACGGGTGGAAGTCGATAGAGGTAAGAATCTGTTCTCGTGCTCGTGCAAGCTGTTTGAATCACGTGGTATTCCCTGTAGTCATATCTTCTGTGCCATGAAGTTCGAAAACATACTTGAGTTTCCAGATTCATTGATATACAAAAGGTGGACAAAGAATGCAAAGAACGAATTTATTAGCACAGAAATGCCTGTGAATGATGACATCGAAAGGGTCTTAAAGTTTCGAGTTGGAGCGTTGGCATCGAATTGCAACAAGCTATGTGATATTGCTTGCAAGGATCTTGCAGACTTTGATGAAGTCCAGTCTGAACTTGTCAATTTAGTTATCCGCCTGCAGTCACGCAAACAAGGCAAGTCAACTCTTAATGTTAACGTGGAAGGCATCAACGATCCATTTGTTGTCAAAAGCAAAGGAGCCCCTTCCAAGAGGTCTTCTTGGAGGAAGAAGAGAGCATGCTCTAATTGCCACAAGTACGGTCATTACTACAAGCGCTGTCCAGATCTGATGCAGCATAGTGTGGAAGGTAACCCTCGCGATCGATCATACGGCAATGCATCAGCCAAGGACTCAGGTTTTAGTCCAGAAAGGTTTGCTAATTCTTCGAGGTCGTTCTCAATTAAGTCCGAACACCACTCAGGACCTAATACTAAG CCTTTTAAAAAGGGTGGAACAAGGAAGTTTACGGCGACGGGTATGAGGAACCGGAAGGGTAAAGACAACACTTTTGTTGAg GTGAATGAGTCACAGCAGGacaagagacattcattcaagAACTATGAATGCGTTAATGATGTCGTTGATGATAAATGTGATACACGACATGTGCAGATTGATGTCCGAGATCCGTTAACATCATCACTGCCTTGTGGCAACAAACAAGGATC TGCTGTGTTCTCGTTGCAGTAA
- the LOC130933234 gene encoding uncharacterized protein LOC130933234 codes for MSKFKTIDTFFKRKDQENEDASTITTPILEGSSNFITSSSSLNSSKRPRLLPNQLDVFRLERDPGMRPMIWKFPPNKRDEIRRAYIKVGPNQSILDNDPFSGDKSHRRFQASWFKLFPSWLEYSIEDDAIYCFPCFLFAKEPSINTGSNAFIENGFRNWKKVNSGKECALLNHIGKGPNSFHHKALKSCDDLMKQSQHIDRLLHKQTSEEIEKNRIRLGASIDCIRWLTFQGCAYRGHDESQSSSNRGNFLEMLKFLGSYNERVKQNVLENAPKNAKYTSNDVQKEILHILATKVRNSIREEIGDAKFCIIVDEARDESKKEQMAIVLRFVTLDGFVKERFFDLVHVTDTCATTLKKELISVLSHYDLQVENIRGQGYDGASNMRGEWNGLQALFLKDSPQAYYVHCFAHRLQLALVAASREFGKMFTATNIVLNNIIEDGTTYAQRGEAYGVSKILLSFEFVFTLHLMKEIMGITNVLCQALQQQSQDILNAMHIVSTSKLLLQQLRDGGWCNFFANVKDFCEKHEIEVPNMSAQYVFGRGRSRQPSVTVEHHYRIDVFLATIDSQIQELNSRFNEQTIELLTLSCALDPKDNFKSFNIEEISKLAEKFYPLDFPSNELNILKSQLQHYQHDIPNHLKGIGTLSELCNKLQETGKSRTYHMVDRLIRLVLTLPVSTATTERAFSAMKIVKTRLRITYKTLFLLQESPFHSFFHVAKKTNKSSSLSSIEAFGAVSLFLSQDFPSYFLFDIAEEDEEAFNHHRRLKHPVQRPCFFSQDSPSHFIFDVVEEKMNKPSSSSIEVFDTVCLRVRH; via the exons ATGAGTAAGTTCAAAACCATTGatacattttttaaaagaaaagatcaagagaatgaagatgcTTCTACTATTACTACTCCAATACTTGAGGGGTCATCAAATTTCATTACTTCAAGTTCTTCATTGAATAGCTCAAAGCGTCCACGACTTCTTCCAAATCAACTGGATGTTTTTCGTTTGGAAAGAGATCCTGGAATGCGACCAATGATTTGGAAGTTTCCTCCAAATAAAAGAGATGAAATCCGTCGGGCTTATATTAAAGTTGGGCCAAATCAGTCAATTCTTGATAATGATCCATTTTCTGGTGATAAAAGTCATCGTCGCTTTCAAGCTTCATGGTTTAAATTGTTCCCATCTTGGTTAGAATATTCTATAGAAGATGATGCTATATATTGTTTTCcgtgctttctttttgctaaggaACCTTCAATCAATACGGGTTCAAATGCTTTTATTGAGAATGGTTTcaggaattggaagaaagtaaaTAGTGGAAAAGAATGTGCTCTTTTGAATCACATTGGCAAAGGTCCTAACTCATTCCATCATAAGGCGCTGAAATCATGTGATGATTTGATGAAACAATCACAACATATTGACAGACTTCTTCATAAGCAAACATCAGAAGAGATTGAAAAGAATCGAATTCGACTAGGAGCATCTATAGATTGCATTAGATGGTTGACATTTCAAGGTTGTGCATACAGAGGACATGATGAAAGCCAAAGTTCAAGCAACAGAGGTAACTTTTTggaaatgttaaaatttttgggaTCTTACAATGAAAGAGTGAAACAGAATGTTTTGGAAAATGCTCCAAAAAATGCTAAGTATACTTCAAATGATGTCCAAAAAGAAATTCTACATATTCTTGCTACTAAGGTGAGAAATTCAATTAGAGAAGAGATTGGAGATGCCAAATTTTGTATTATTGTTGATGAAGCTAGAGATGAATCTAAAAAGGAGCAAATGGCCATTGTTTTGAGATTTGTTACTCTAGATGGTTTTGTTAAAGAGAGATTTTTTGATCTTGTGCATGTCACTGATACTTGTGCAACAACTTTAAAGAAAGAATTGATTTCTGTCCTTTCTCATTATGATCTCCAAGTTGAAAATATTAGGGGTCAAGGGTATGATGGTGCTAGCAACATGCGGGGTGAGTGGAATGGTTTGCAAGCTTTGTTTCTTAAAGATTCTCCACAAGCATACTATGTGCATTGTTTTGCTCATAGGTTACAATTAGCATTGGTGGCAGCTTCAAGAGAG TTTGGTAAAATGTTTACTGCTACCAATATTGTTCTCAATAATATCATTGAAGACGGGACAACTTATGCACAAAGAGGTGAGGCTTATGGtgttagtaaaatattattgtcatttgaatttgttttcACTTTGCACTTGATGAAAGAGATTATGGGAATCACTAATGTCCTTTGCCAAGCACTGCAACAACAATCTCAAGATATTCTTAATGCAATGCATATTGTTTCTACATCAAAGTTACTTCTTCAACAATTAAGAGATGGTGGATGGTGCAATTTTTTTGCAAATGTTAAAGatttttgtgaaaaacatgAAATTGAAGTCCCTAATATGAGTGCACAATATGTTTTTGGAAGAGGTCGATCTCGTCAACCAAGTGTGACAGTTGAGCATCATTATCGAATAGATGTATTCTTGGCAACAATTGACTCTCAAATACAAGAGTTGAATAGTAGATTTAATGAGCAAACAATAGAGCTTTTGACTTTGAGTTGTGCTTTGGATCCTAAGGACAATTTCAAATCATTCAATATTGAAGAAATCAGCAAGTTAGCAGAGAAGTTTTAtccccttgactttccttctaATGAGCTAAATATTTTGAAATCTCAGTTGCAACATTATCAGCATGATATACCAAATCATTTGAAAGGCATTGGTACACTTTCTGAATTGTgcaacaagttgcaagaaacgGGAAAATCAAGAACTTATCACATGGTTGATAGATTAATACGTCTTGTTTTGACTCTACCAGTGTCTACAGCAACAACAGAAAGAGCTTTTTCAGCAATGAAAATTGTTAAGACAAGACTCCGAA TAACATACAAGACCCTATTTCTCTTACAAGAGTCTCCCTTTCACTCTTTTTTCCACGTCGCTAAGAAGACGAATAAGTCTTCATCCTTGTCGTCAATTGAAGCATTTGGCGCAGTGTCCCTGTTTCTCTCACAAGACTTTCCCTCTTACTTCCTTTTTGATATTGCTGAGGAAGACGAAGAAGCCTTCAATCATCATCGCCGATTGAAGCATCCGGTGCAACGTCCTTGTTTTTTCTCACAAGACTCTCCCTCTCACTTCATTTTCGACGTCGTTGAGGAGAAGATGAAcaagccatcatcatcatcgatTGAAGTATTTGACACAGTGTGTTTGCGAGTTCGCCATTGA
- the LOC130933242 gene encoding protein trichome birefringence-like 4 translates to MACFKKPWFASSEFSRNLQQRPRTHHILTVPFFLLSLFLLSASYTSNSPTPYPAATPLFPPSSPFSNSHMLSKPRSRSTLSSVTAAERTHANSTNSDSQAIRDLASCDIFDGTWVRDEHAEPLYQHASCPYLDDAFNCFKNGRSDFDYLKYRWKPHGCHIPRFDGLKMLRMLRGKRVVFVGDSLNRNMWQSLACSLRASLKDKTRIYEVSGRREFRTQGFFSLNFRDYACSIEFVKSPFLVQEWKVLRNTGQRETLRLDMIQASKSQYNNADIIIFNTGHWWNHYKTRNGINYFQEGNHVYERLQVSEALRKALKTWADWVDSRVDRRRTRVFFTGFSASHYKGGQWNSGGKCDGEKEPITNERYLGEYPWTMRILESVISEMKTPVFYLNITKMTDYRKDGHPSVNNNNKGRLRTTVQDCSHWCLPGIPDSWNELLYATLLIAHNNTHF, encoded by the exons ATGGCGTGCTTCAAGAAGCCATGGTTCGCATCATCTGAATTTTCAAGAAACCTTCAACAACGTCCAAGAACTCATCACATTCTTACGGTTCCTTTCTTCCTTCTCtccctcttcctcctctctgCATCTTACACCAGCAACTCTCCCACTCCCTACCCCGCCGCCACCCCATTATTCCCTCCATCTTCTCCTTTCTCCAACTCCCACATGCTTTCCAAACCACGCAGCAGAAGCACCTTGTCTTCCGTCACCGCCGCAGAGAGAACTCACGCCAACTCCACCAACAGTGACTCACAAGCTATCAGAGACCTCGCTTCCTGCGACATCTTTGATGGCACTTGGGTTCGCGATGAACATGCCGAACCACTTTACCAACATGCTTCATGTCCTTATCTTGATGACGCTTTCAACTGCTTCAAGAATGGACGTTCAGATTTTGATTATCTTAAATATCGATGGAAGCCACACGGTTGCCACATTCCAAG GTTTGATGGGTTGAAAATGTTGCGGATGCTAAGAGGTAAGAGGGTGGTGTTTGTAGGAGACTCCTTGAACAGGAACATGTGGCAATCCCTCGCGTGTTCTctgagagcttctctcaaagATAAGACCAGAATCTATGAAGTTTCGGGACGCCGTGAATTCAGGACTCAAGGTTTTTTCTCTCTCAATTTCAGA gaCTATGCATGCTCGATAGAGTTTGTGAAATCCCCATTTCTAGTTCAAGAATGGAAAGTGTTACGAAATACGGGTCAAAGAGAGACTCTGAGGCTTGACATGATCCAAGCTTCTAAGTCTCAATACAATAATGCTGATATCATCATTTTCAACACAGGCCACTGGTGGAATCACTACAAAACCAGAAACgg CATAAATTACTTTCAAGAAGGGAATCATGTGTATGAGAGACTACAAGTTTCGGAAGCATTAAGGAAAGCACTGAAGACATGGGCGGATTGGGTGGATTCGAGAGTGGACAGGAGGCGCACAAGGGTGTTCTTCACAGGATTCTCAGCTTCTCACTACAAAGGAGGGCAATGGAACTCTGGAGGAAAATGTGATGGAGAGAAGGAACCAATAACAAACGAGAGGTACCTTGGAGAATATCCATGGACAATGAGGATACTTGAAAGTGTGATATCAGAGATGAAGACACCAGTGTTTTACCTCAACATTACAAAGATGACTGATTACAGAAAagatggccatccctctgtcaataataacaataaaggGCGGCTAAGAACAACGGTTCAGGATTGCAGCCATTGGTGCCTCCCTGGAATTCCAGACTCCTGGAATGAACTTCTTTATGCCACTCTTCTCATAGCACATAACAACACTCATTTTTAG
- the LOC130972799 gene encoding LOW QUALITY PROTEIN: AMSH-like ubiquitin thioesterase 3 (The sequence of the model RefSeq protein was modified relative to this genomic sequence to represent the inferred CDS: deleted 2 bases in 1 codon) translates to MRIDLDSIARRVEVDNRIPLRYYYRIADNLLKQASIYRQENNIVDLYIILLRFSSLVSETIPYHRDYQASLHNERAAYKKRLLAVIDELEALRPEFKLLVNKLNNSHLEAPLPGENSFNMALPSSANSSLEWPPVNKSSNSPMDFRQSAGLGSHSSWKYNNNVSFSNSIPIDKQFQKLSLSVPPPKKETLSRHSFLGPSGLRGQWLGPSAEIKVQYPSSTDLTHVKDSSLNQAGQYDLVAIKELDQGPAASTMNSVLSLDDGRWSHPAVESCSPVVTESREDSFQLLKQPLPPPVLAQVYPESSPIPPSKVADPRPGPAKSSQDSGPGPSTYQHLHIPVKMMEDFLRLASENTRKNLETCGVLAGSLKNRVFHITTLIIPKQESTSDSCSTLNEEEIFSSGQLITLSFRLDTYTPITNLFHVIRGPAHPLLIPDNVTGGNCNCHGSYRYNKSTWHISSIRSRGCVCNS, encoded by the exons ATGAGGATCGACTTGGATTCTATTGCTCGCAGAGTCGAAGTTGACAATCGCATTCCCCTTCGTTATTACTATCGTATCGCCGATAACCTCCTCAAGCAG GCAAGTATCTACCGGCAGGAGAACAATATAGTTGACTTGTATATCATACTTCTTAGATTTTCAAG TTTGGTTTCTGAGACTATACCATACCATCGAGATTATCAAGCTTCACTTCATAATGAAAGAGCAGCATATAAGAAG AGATTGCTAGCTGTAATAGATGAGCTTGAAGCATTGCGGCCTGAATTTAAACTCCTTGTGAACAAATTGAATAATTCACATCTTGAAGCTCCATTGCCTGGAGAAAACAGCTTTAATATGGCTTTGCCGAGTTCAGCAAATTCGTCCTTGGAATGGCCTCCTGTCAATAAAAGCTCTAACTCCCCCATGGATTTTCGACAG TCTGCTGGATTGGGTTCACACTCTTCATGGAAATATAACAATAATGTCTCATTTTCAAATTCCATCCCCATTGACAAGCAGTTTCAGAAACT ATCCCTTAGTGTACCTCCTCCAAAGAAGGAGACTTTGTCTAGACACTCATTCTTAGGGCCAAGTGGTCTTCGGGGCCAATGGCTTGGACCTAGTGCAGAAATTAAG GTTCAATATCCAAGCAGTACTGATCTGACACACGTCAAAGATTCAAG CTTGAATCAGGCTGGGCAATATGATCTTGTGGCAATTAAAGAATTGGATCAAGGACCAGCTGCATCAACAATGAACTCGGTTCTCTCATTGGATGACGGAAGATGGTCGCATCCTGCTGTTGAGTCCTGTTCTCCTGTTGTAACTGAATCAAGGGAGGACTCCTTCCAGTTGCTCAAACAACCTTTGCCACCTCCTGTTCTTGCTCAGGTGTATCCCGAGTCTTCTCCCATTCCTCCTTCAAAAGTTGCAGATCCAAGGCCTGGACCAGCTAAATCTTCTCAGGATTCTGGACCTGGTCCCAGTACATACCAACACCTACATATT CCTGTGAAAATGATGGAAGATTTTTTGAGACTGGCTTCCGAAAACACACGGAAAAACTTAGAGACATGTGGTGTTCTTGCAGGGTCCCTG AAAAACAGGGTTTTCCATATCACTACACTTATTATCCCAAAGCAGGAGTCAACTTCAGACTCG TGTTCAACAttgaatgaagaagaaatattt AGTTCAGGACAGCTTATCACTCTTTCCTTTAGGCTGGATACAT ACACACCCATCACAAACTTGTTTCATGTCATCCGTGGACCTGCACACCCATTACTCATACCAG ATAATGTTACCGGAGGCAATTGCAATTGTCATGGCTCCTACAGATACAACAAG TCCACATGGCATATTTCATCTATCCGATCCAGGGGGTGTGTCTGTAATTCGTAA
- the LOC130933259 gene encoding uncharacterized protein LOC130933259, whose amino-acid sequence MDTRRKPSTIAIKCLEMFHGIDRTAFRMLTQVLHREVKQSLMVMAFLLSMETIGLNGIVQTAIKNEGWFMNSLADECVIYLQCLLSQEFSGVVEKSRKLETLGHVLKTELTLYQVHRMRSVLLTLIPDTLSTICARILGDITMDAVWLEYQRTPKELLGFNTQDQCISVAPDALSRHNNGRGLHMQQGGRQTEQDKGKQKYVCKELDDAERPKTLTVCFGRESMPTADGIAEFFCNMFGHVVQRVTVMPRRDKDSGDFAFVLFNDASIPRIIMGDKNVVHHTIQGMKCWIRWWTGTHYRCVN is encoded by the coding sequence ATGGATACTAGAAGGAAGCCCTCAACCATAGCAATCAAATGTTTGGAAATGTTCCATGGAATTGATCGAACTGCATTCAGGATGCTGACGCAAGTCCTTCACCGTGAAGTTAAACAGTCCCTGATGGTCATGGCATTTCTATTGTCAATGGAGACAATAGGACTGAATGGTATTGTGCAAACTGCCATAAAAAATGAAGGCTGGTTTATGAACAGTCTTGCCGATGAATGTGTCATCTATTTGCAATGCCTACTATCTCAGGAGTTCTCTGGGGTTGTGGAGAAGTCCAGAAAACTCGAAACCCTCGGACACGTGCTGAAAACTGAGCTCACGTTATACCAGGTTCATAGGATGAGATCCGTCCTCCTAACTCTGATTCCCGATACCCTATCAACCATTTGCGCTAGAATTCTAGGCGACATAACGATGGATGCGGTGTGGTTGGAGTACCAGAGGACTCCTAAAGAACTACTGGGTTTCAACACACAGGACCAGTGCATATCGGTTGCACCAGATGCATTGAGTAGACATAACAATGGCCGAGGATTGCATATGCAACAAGGAGGAAGGCAAACTGAGCAAGATAAGGGAAAGCAGAAGTACGTCTGCAAGGAGCTGGATGACGCGGAACGTCCAAAGACATTGACCGTATGCTTTGGTCGAGAGTCCATGCCCACTGCAGATGGCATTGCTGAGTTTTTCTGCAACATGTTTGGTCATGTGGTTCAAAGGGTGACAGTCATGCCTCGGAGGGACAAAGACTCGGGTGATTTTGCTTTCGTTCTTTTCAACGACGCATCAATCCCGCGCATTATCATGGGGGACAAAAATGTCGTTCATCATACCATACAAGGCATGAAATGTTGGATCAGATGGTGGACAGGAACACATTATCGCTGTGTGAATTAG